TTGGAAGTTACTAGCTCAGCCAGCCAGCGATCTGCTAGAAGAAAATGCCTGTTCGGCTGCCACAGATACCAAGCAAAACAAACCTACCCGCTGGGCTAAGCGCTTAGCAGGCATCCCATTTTCATGTCTGGTTGTTCATCTACACAACTGTAAGCGAGGCAGGACAGACCACAGAAGGGTTTCTGGGGGAACTGGTGTTTTGAACTGTAAATCACCTtccaccactccccaccccatgtGCAATCTGCTTTGACTAAATCCTGATTAAAGATTGGTTGGGTTTGTTTTGGGTGGGCATTCCAGCGGCGCTCCCGCTTGTGGGGCCAAGGCTCGGGGCACAAAGAGGGAAGAACCCACAGAACCTGTGAGGAGAGAGAGCCCTgggcctcccctctctcccctttggcacttcccctcctgctctccaCAAGTCTGGCCAAGGATGTATTTTGCAGAAAAGGGTGTAGTTCTAACTAGAATGAGGGGAAGTGAAGGCATCCAAATGGACCATTCCATTCTTCCCTTCCTCAAGCAGTATTTCTGCTTTGTGTCTGGGCCAAAGGGGGCTAgggatggggaaggaaaagagtgGGAACAAAGTCAACCCGGTAGAAAGCCTTAACAGGATAAATGTATCTCTTTTCTATTATTATGAACGGAAGTCAAAATATCAGGTCATTCACCTGGTGAGAAATGTTGGCTGTTTTTCAAAAGAGAAGTGACAATAGTAATTAGTAATGCGTATTGAACACACGGGATCATACGCCCAAACCCCAAACAGAAGTCATCTCGGTTACGCGAGAAACGGGAATcgctatgattttattttatttttttccatctcacAGATGAAGAACCCAGAGctaagagaggttaagtaactttacCCTGGTCTTGCAGCTGGTCACTGACCAGCAGGGATTAGAAGCCAAATAGACTGGCTTCAGCATCTGGACAAGGGCGCTGCAGAGTGAAGGTTTCTGGCTTCTGTCCAGCTGAATGGTCTTGGGAAAAAATACTCTTCTTGgctcccatttcctcatctgtaaaagaaaggGTCATGTTAGATGATCTTTGAGTCTGTTTCTAAATCGATATCCATCATCTCCAGGCCGCTGTTGTCATTCATTAGCTCTGTGGATTAGAGTAATCCACTTTTACGTGAAAGAGANNNNNNNNNNNNNNNNNNNNNNNNNNNNNNNNNNNNNNNNNNNNNNNNNNNNNNNNNNNNNNNNNNNNNNNNNNNNNNNNNNNNNNNNNNNNNNNNNNNNNNNNNNNNNNNNNNNNNNNNNNNNNNNNNNNNNNNNNNNNNNNNNNNNNNNNNNNNNNNNNNNNNNNNNNNNNNNNNNNNNNNNNNNNNNNNNNNNNNNNNNNNNNNNNNNNNNNNNNNNNNNNNNNNNNNNNNNNNNNNNNNNNNNNNNNNNNNNNNNNNNNNNNNNNNNNNNNNNNNNNNNNNNNNNNNNNNNNNNNNNNNNNNNNNNNNNNNNNNNNNNNNNNNNNNNNNNNNNNNNNNNNNNNNNNNNNNNNNNNNNNNNNNNNNNNNNNNNNNNNNNNNNNNNNNNNNNNNNNNNCGCTTACAGTCCCGTAGTTCTCATGAACATTCTAGGAACTCTGTGTCCACCCCAGCTGGGCCCTGAGAGGTAACCGCGAATGCTGGTGCGGTGGTtacaggggcaggggaggaatcCCGGCCGGACTCCTTTCCAAGTGCTCATAGAGTAAGAGCGGTGTGGGataggaagggggcagggagtgcTGCATTATACCCCGCTTTCGGGCGGGGTACCTGCCCGACACCTGCTCCAACAGCCACCTGGTGCCCAGACAGTTAGGATGGTTAGGTGACTGCGGGCTGAGAAGGGACCAGGCCACTTTTAGCTACCCCTGTGGCTGCCaccattgattttcttttgtaGCTGCTGGAGTTGCTTCCCCCAGGAGCGTCTTACCACCCTCCTATGTCTCCAGCGCCCTCCACATTTGCCAAGTGCTCCAGCCACCCTCACAGGTGAGCTATGACAAACAAGCCCTCTGTAATGTGACCAGACCTGCTgggcttcccttcctgcctcccctgaATTACACTGACTGGTACTTCCAGGAATTTTGCAGCAACCCCGAAgcctttgttctttcttcagagTGAGGAAGTAGGAGAAGAGGGGGCTGGGTGGGAAGGAGACTTCTTTGGTTTGTATGAAATGACCTCAGATCTGAAGATGTCAGACTTTTTGAAAGACTACTGGCGAGTGACTCCACACACTGGAGATAGCCACTGTGTCAAGAGTTCACGTTATCTGAAGCTCTGTGTGAAAGGGGAACCAACTTTCTGGGAACAATGACTATCACCTTTCCCTTGGGTGGTGCAAACTGAAAggtgtgtttatttcatttatgtcagCCACACTGACCCTTTAACGTTACAAGTCACTGCTAGTTTCCTTCTGCCCTCATCCCATTCTCCAAGagtgtaattctttttttcccccttcccatagcCTACACACACCTGTATATGCTACGTAACACGATCGGACTGTCTGATTTAACCCAGGAACACCCACCTGGCCACAGGCTCTTGTCGCCATTGACAGTCTTCTGCTAATGCCTAGTACAAGTGCATGTTTTTTCTTACCTGTGTCTGTGTGCCCAGAGGTAGAAATAACACTGAAATGCAAAAGAGGGAAGACGAATAAAGCCGAGGGGGCAGAAGTCCTAAATGTTGTGCTTTTGCAAGGGCTGCTAGCACGTTGCCGGGGCGAAGCAGAAAAAGACGCTCTTCACTCGAAAAGGCGAGGAGAGAGCGGGCGaagagcagggaggtgggagcGGAGTACCGGGCACGGAAGGCGGGCGGGGCGCAGCGAGGGAAACTCAGCCCCCGTGGAAAGTCCATTCCAGAACGCAATTTGCTATATCCGCCACTTGCATTTCGCATGCAAATgaggagggcttcccagaggcggggctgggctgggctgggctgggcgagCGCGGGGCTCGGCTGAGCGCGGCGCAGAGCGCGGCTCCGGATTCAGCACCTCCGGGTCGGAAGAGCGGGGCGCGCTGCGGCAGCATCTCCTCCCGCCGGCGCCGCCGCGGAGGATGGACGCCGCGCTGGGGCAGACCGTGCATCAGGACTGAAGGACTCCAGCCCTCGGGAGAAGCCGGTCGGAAGACCGGGAAGAGCGGTCAGTCCAACCTCTCCCCACTCGCGGTTTCGGGGACTGGTCATTTCTCAGTCCCTGGAGAGCGCGTCCTTCCCCAGGGAAGTGAAAATAATGAACTTTTGGAGGTACTGCCTTTTTGCTTTCGCGGTCTTCAGTGCCCTTCTATTTGTGATACTTTATAACAGCGAGTTACACCTGCCGGGGAGGTTCGGGTCGCTGAATGGCTCCCGTCACAAGTACTTGGGGATTCATGCCTGTGATTACGCCTTAGGAGATCAGGCTccttttttgtgggggaggaCCTTGCCCTCACCTTTGGGGAGCGTCCCGTGCAAGGACTACCTGACCCAGAATCACTACATCACCAGCCCCCTGTCGGAAGAGGAAGCTGCTTTCCCGTTGGCCTATGTCATGGTCATCCATAAGGACTTTGATACTTTCCAGAGGCTCTTCCGAGCTGTTTACATGCCCCAGAATGTCTACTGCGTTCACGTGGATGAAAAGGCCACCGTTGAATTCAAGAAGTCAGTAGAGCAGTTGCTGAGCTGCTTCCCAAATGCTTTCCTGGCCTCCAAGATGGAGCCGGTTGTCTATGGGGGGATCTCCAGACTCCAGGCTGACCTGAACTGCCTCAAAGATCTCGCGTTGTCCGAGGTGCCCTGGAAGTACACCATCAACACGTGTGGGCAAGACTTCCCCCTGAAGACCAACAAGGAGATCATTCGGTATCTGAAAAGCTTTAAAGGGAAAAACATCACCCCGGGGGTGCTGCCCCCCGATCACGCCATTGGACGGACTAAGTTCGTGCACCAGGAGCACATAGGCAAAGATGGCTCTTTTGtgaaaaatactaatattttgaAAAGCTCACCTCCGCATCAGCTGACGATCTACTTTGGCACTGCCTATGTGGCCCTGACCAGAGAGTTTGTCAACTTTGTCTTCCACGACAAAAGGGCCATTGATCTTCTACACTGGTCGAAAGATACTTACAGCCCCGATGAACATTTCTGGGTGACACTTAATAGGATTCCAGGTATGTGCCGATGTGCATTCCAATTTTTTCGTATTCATAGACTGAGTTCACTAATACCCAACGCTTCTAGAGAACAGACTCACTGgagattatttggaaaaaaaaaaaaaaaaaaaacccagaactttAAAACGTAGAAAACTATTAGtctggttgcttttttttttttttaatattttatttatttatttgacagagacagcgagagagggaacacaagcggaagtaggagagggagaagtaggctccccgccaagcccggagcccaatgaggggctcgatgccaggactctgggattataacctgagctgaaggcagacgcttaatgactgagccacccaggtgcctcagtctGGTTGTTTTTAGTGACCAGCTTAGTGCCCACTGTGTTGTCTTATAACTGTGTGCAGTATAGTGATCTAAGAAGCATGAGAAGCTGCCGGAGCTCTGGCAGAGCTGTCTTTGATCGTGTATCCTGTAGCtcagtcgtgtgtgtgtgtgtgtgtgtgtgtgtgtgtgtgttttaaattgagacataattgacatatacTAGCTCAATCTCGTGAATGGATGCTTTTCATCGTCCTTGATAAGCACAGCTACAGCGTATTGAAATCGATTTTTAATAAGCATCCTAGAATTTATGACTTGAAATAGGTATGTTCCTTTCAGACCGTGTCACACAGTATCCCATTCATCCTCAAAGGCATCGCTCCAAGCCGCCCGGACTGTTTTTGGAATCTGTGAATCTTCTTTAGAAGTTGATAAATTAGCTCTTCAATTAAATGTCTCTAACTTAAGACCTGACCAAGTATCCAGGTGTCAACCGACTTGGTTCAACAAGAACCATCTGATCTTTTGTTGTCAAGGAGAATGGGTAAAATGAACACAGAGGGGATCAACAGTGGGAGTTGATCCAAAGTTAATTCTCAATTTCAAAGTCACAGATTATTGGAAATTCCACTTTGCAGTCTCTTGATTTCGTAGACTGCGAAGTCTTTTCCATTGTTTATGATCACTTGGAAAGGGGTCTGAGGTCTGCCAGGCCACTGAAGGCAGAAAACAGCACCGGCTTTCCTCTTTGATTCGGGACTGAGTTTCTTctcaaaattctgttttctgtctgttgTCTGAGAACACCTGTGTGACCTGTAGCACCTGTTCCTGGTGATGTCCCAATAAACCAGTTTCCATTGTTGTGACAGCAGAGCTGTGGCTGTCAGCCCTGTGTGAACGAGACCCTAATGCCTGCCATATGTGAAAAAACTCCCTGCTTCTACACGGAGTCTTGGTATCCTGGACACATCTAAGAGCGGTTTGAAGCTAGCTTCATAGTTGAAAGTAGATTCGTAGCAGTGACTCTTTTCTCAGTGACCCGGCATTCCTTAGAGCCACACTGGAGCGGTGGCCACAAAAGTCTACTCAGGGCAGAAAGAGGACAGGCAAGGTGACTGGGGACAGAGACCTTTTCTATCCCGTGGGCTACAAAATTGTCAGATCACAAAGACTTTTAGGAGGGGAGTAAACACTTTATCTGAGTGTAGGGAGTATTCATTCTTACTGTTTACAAAGTTTAAACACACGGCAGTATGCTGTTGGTGGCATCTCTAATACTGTTTTGGTTGATGGAGTTTGCTCCAGATGTGTGTTCTACATCATTTTGTTAAACTATAAGAAATAATCACTGTTACCCTCatgcacagaggaagaaaaagaggctTAGAGAGATGGAAGTGACTTGCTCCTCAGCTTGTCCAAGCAAAGCCGGGGTCTAATCCTGGATCCGTATGACCTGAAGTTTGAGCTTGCACCAGAAAAGGAGGGAATAatcatttctcctttcctgtaTCTGAAGCAAATTCTCTGGGTGCCTGGGGTGAGGGGCGGAGGGTTCGGTCaatcaagtgtccaactcttgatttcagcccaggtcctgatctcagagccctgggtcaggttccaagctcagtgtggcgtctttctgcccctctccctccccgccgCTTGTTCGCACGCACTCAGGTGTGCTCTCCtagagtaataaataaaatcttttaaaaaacaaataagcaaatttcTTGCAGAATCTCAGAATGGGGGTAAGgtaaggggggtggggagcagggaagaacAGTGTAAAGTAAGTTCTACTAGACCACTTTAAGCTGGAATAAGGTAAGCAGGAATATGGAGtgctaggggtgtgtgtgtgtgtgtgtgtgtgtgtgtgtgtgagcacaatGAACTTGCTGAGGCTTAGCAGGGCCACTGTGCTGGCTGGAGTCACAGGAAGTTGCTGAACGGATTGCCAACCCCACACACCCTTCTGTGCCAGCTTCCTCCGTCCCTATCTGGAATGGGCTTTGGTCTAGCTCTTCCCTCTGTGAGCCGGTGGAAATGGGAGGTGTTCTTACTAAAGGCCGGTGAGGGGAGGAAACAAACACGCTGAGACTTTGAACCTAATGACTGTGAAGTGTCTTTTGAGCCTAATGACTGTGAAGTGTCTTGAGGACTTTGTCTTTACAATGagtagaagttttctttccttttttaaaagattttttttaaaaaagattatatttatttatttgacagagagctagggagagcagaaacacaagcagggggagtgggagagagagaagcagggagccccaggctgagctcggtcccaggaccttggccagATCCTGagctaagccaaaggcagacgcccaacggctgagccgcccaggcaccccaagatttttttttttttttagtaatctctacacccaaggtggggctcaaacttacaaccctgatatcaagagtcacatgctctaccgactgagccagccagtcgcctctctttccttttacctatagttttgttttgtttttaagattttttattttttatttatttgacagagatcacaagtaggcagaaaggcaggcagagagagagagaggaggaagcaggctccctgccgagcagagagcctgatgtggagctcgatcccaggaccctgggatcatgaactgagccaaaggcagaggctttaacccactgagccaccaggcaccccacatataCTGTTTTTAAGCTTaccacaaaataaacagaaaaaaatgatcttCATTTTAGGCACCCTGTCGTCTGTAAATGAGAAACAAAGGACTCCTGGCTCTGTTCCGTATTTACATAGGTCATATGCAGATATTTAGGAagctaatttttcatttaaatgcttAAGTTTTTCTTAATTTGGAAGCATTTCATAACCTGGACGCAAACAATTCGGTGGAACAAAAGTCTGCAGGGATCTTTGCTTCCCAGAACGCAGCAATGGCAGGTGCACGGAGCTCTCAGGTAGGTTAGTacaacacctgctgtttccttgCTTGGAGCTTTCCCTTGGCTTTTCATTATCTTGAGATCAGGTTGAAGTTCTTACTGGGACGTGACCTCCATGACCTGACTCCTCCCCCTTCCGCATCCCTAACCTATCtctctattttgattttttttacttgatgCCTCAGACTTGATGTTTCAGCAACTGCTTGACCCTCTACGCTTTGGCAATTTTCACTTAATCTGGGGGAAGTGAGGGGCTTTCTGCGATGTCCTCTCTTGGATATCCCTCTGACCATCTCTGTCTAAATCCAGTTCATCTTCTCTAATCGACCTGGGATGGCACCTCTTGAAGCCATCTCCAGTCACTCACCTCCCAGATGGGTGGTACTTAAGCTCTGGGTTCTCCTCTCCCGGAGGCCCCTCCTGCAAGCATTGGATTATCATTTCCCGCTAAACGCACATctcctctgccctaccccctcAGTGTTTGGGTTCCTGAAGGGTACGGAATCGGATGATTGTCTTCGAAATAGGACCACCATCCGTGTCTTCCCCATCACTAACTGCCCCACCACCTCCGACGGTGCCTGACTCGAGGGTTTGTAGCTTGTGGGGCAGATTGTGGGAGGGGCTAGATAGTTACCCGAAGCTTCAAAGGACACAACTGTTGTCTCCGGGTGGGGTGGGGCGAATTTTCGATAGGAGGGATTAGAGAAACAGGAAGTAAAGATACTGCTTGGAGGTATCATTCCACCACAAGTCCTGTGAATGGTATCAGTAAGGGGAAAGATAACAGTATCAGAAAGACCTTGTAGAATTGGCAAGCCCCAGAGTTCCGGCTGGAAAGTTAGTAGGGcagagttcctcaaaaaaaaaaaaaaaggaacaaaaagcaaaaccctGGTTTCCAGGTAGTCACCCTGGGCCGTTCATGCAGTCTCATCTGGTTCCAAGAGAGAGCACTGCTGCCCATCCAGTCCTGCTGGTAGGACCTCTTCCTGGCCTACTCTGCTGTCTTTAATTTGATCTAGGCTGCTGCTCAGCAATGGgattaggagggaaaaaaaaagaaaaaaagaaagaaagaaagaaaaaaaaaaacacctgagtATAAGGAAATGAAAGGTTAGGAAAGACAACAATAGAAAGAAACTTGAAACATTTCTCCAGGTGTAGCTCCCGGCAAATGTAAACAGTGAGCCATTGAGGAGGTATGTGTTCTCTACGGAAAGGTTACCGGGCCCTTAAATCTGGGCAGAGCTGGATCGGTCCCAGTCCTTTTCAAAGTATGCATTGTGTGCTCTGTACATCAGCCTAATTTAGAAGTTAGTTTCTAGAACCACAAAGGATGCATTCAGTCATGCTGATTGTACCAGTGACCGGGAATTAGAAACATTGATGGCCTGGTGTAAGTAGTCCTGTCTTCATGAATATCATAGAATAGTAAGGTCTACCAGAaagctgagtgtgtgtgtgtgtgtgtggccagaGGACAACCCACCGAAACTTCCATGGGTTTATCCATTTAACAGAACTTTAAAATGATAtcactttgggggcacctgggtagctaagcatccagctcttggttttggctcaggtcatgatcttagggtcatgagattgagccccatgtcaggctgggcatagagtctg
The sequence above is drawn from the Mustela nigripes isolate SB6536 chromosome 5, MUSNIG.SB6536, whole genome shotgun sequence genome and encodes:
- the GCNT2 gene encoding N-acetyllactosaminide beta-1,6-N-acetylglucosaminyl-transferase isoform X1, coding for MNFWRYCLFAFAVFSALLFVILYNSELHLPGRFGSLNGSRHKYLGIHACDYALGDQAPFLWGRTLPSPLGSVPCKDYLTQNHYITSPLSEEEAAFPLAYVMVIHKDFDTFQRLFRAVYMPQNVYCVHVDEKATVEFKKSVEQLLSCFPNAFLASKMEPVVYGGISRLQADLNCLKDLALSEVPWKYTINTCGQDFPLKTNKEIIRYLKSFKGKNITPGVLPPDHAIGRTKFVHQEHIGKDGSFVKNTNILKSSPPHQLTIYFGTAYVALTREFVNFVFHDKRAIDLLHWSKDTYSPDEHFWVTLNRIPGVPGSMPNASWTGNLRAIKWIDMEDKHGGCHGRYVHGICIYGNGDLKWLINSPSLFANKFELTTYPLTVECLELRLRERTLNQSETVIQPSWYF
- the GCNT2 gene encoding N-acetyllactosaminide beta-1,6-N-acetylglucosaminyl-transferase isoform X5, with the translated sequence MNFWRYCLFAFAVFSALLFVILYNSELHLPGRFGSLNGSRHKYLGIHACDYALGDQAPFLWGRTLPSPLGSVPCKDYLTQNHYITSPLSEEEAAFPLAYVMVIHKDFDTFQRLFRAVYMPQNVYCVHVDEKATVEFKKSVEQLLSCFPNAFLASKMEPVVYGGISRLQADLNCLKDLALSEVPWKYTINTCGQDFPLKTNKEIIRYLKSFKGKNITPGVLPPDHAIGRTKFVHQEHIGKDGSFVKNTNILKSSPPHQLTIYFGTAYVALTREFVNFVFHDKRAIDLLHWSKDTYSPDEHFWVTLNRIPGVPGSMPNASWTGNLRAIKWIDMEDKHGGCHVTPPEKKECLTLDLSHLERDSFLE